Proteins from one Ipomoea triloba cultivar NCNSP0323 chromosome 1, ASM357664v1 genomic window:
- the LOC116019036 gene encoding uncharacterized protein LOC116019036, with amino-acid sequence MESLSIDDTESRSPECHGRSFFRDPSKLKEERVEEEIIIPDSPAKNMLQNQDNNKNLTKKRQVFLEGYVENSDDDELGRTKSLTDDDLEELKGCLDLGFGFNYEEIPELCNTLPALELCYSMSQKYLLDDQHKTPPDSSVSADSPSSASSPIANWKISSPGDDPEDVKARLKYWAQAVVCTVRLCSLTKKDE; translated from the exons ATGGAAAGCTTGTCCATAGATGATACAGAATCAAGATCCCCAGAATGCCATGGAAGAAGCTTTTTCAGAGACCCATCAAAGCTTAAAGAGGAAAGAGTGGAGGAGGAGATTATTATTCCAGACAGCCCTGCAAAGAATATGCTCCAGAACCAGGATAACAACAAGAATTTGACAAAGAAGAGGCAGGTGTTTCTTGAAGGGTATGTGGAGAACTCAGATGATGATGAACTTGGGAGGACAAAGAGCCTTACAGATGATGATCTGGAGGAGCTAAAGGGGTGTTTGGATCTGGGATTTGGGTTTAACTATGAGGAAATCCCTGAGCTCTGTAACACCTTGCCTGCTCTTGAGCTTTGCTATTCCATGAGCCAAAAGTACCTTCTGGATGACCAACACAAAACCCCACCAGATTCTTCTGTTTCTGCAGATTCACCCTCCTCTGCCTCTAGCCCCATAGCCAATTGGAAGATCTCCAGTCCTG GTGATGATCCCGAGGACGTGAAAGCAAGGCTGAAATACTGGGCACAGGCAGTAGTGTGCACCGTCAGATTATGCAGTCTGACGAAGAAAGATGAATGA
- the LOC116002335 gene encoding biotin synthase, mitochondrial, with translation MVPIRLSIRRPLSFLDKLPLHSFALNHSSFFATPYSSASAAAAEAERCIREGPRHDWTRPEIKSIYDSPLLDLLFHGAQVHRHAHNFREVQQCTLLSIKTGGCSEDCSYCPQSSRYNTGVKADKLMAKDSVLEAAKKAKEAGSTRFCMGAAWRDTIGRKTNFNQILDYVKQIRGMGMEVCCTLGMLEKQQALELKKAGLTAYNHNLDTSREYYPNIITTRTYDDRLETLENVREAGISVCSGGIIGLGEADDDRIGLLHTLATLPTHPESVPINALVAVKGTPLEDQKPVEIWDMIRMIATARIVMPEAMVRLSAGRVRFSMPEQTLCFLAGANSIFTGEKLLTTPNNDYDADQLMFKMLGLIPKPPKFLEDAAEGENTEEALSSSG, from the exons ATGGTTCCGATTCGGTTATCAATCAGGCGGCCGTTATCGTTTCTGGACAAGCTCCCGCTGCACTCATTCGCACTCAATCACTCCTCATTCTTCGCTACACCTTACTCTtccgcctccgccgccgccgccgaagCTGAGAGATGCATCAGGGAAGGTCCCAGACACGACTGGACCAGGCCTGAAATCAAGTCCATTTACGACTCCCCGCTTCTCGATCTCCTCTTTCACGGC GCTCAAGTTCATAGGCATGCTCACAACTTTCGGGAGGTACAGCAGTGCACTCTGCTGTCTATTAAGACGGGAGGTTGCAGCGAGGACTGCTCTTACTGTCCTCAATCCTCCAGGTACAACACTGGTGTCAAAGCCGACAAGCTTATGGCCAAGGATTCCGTTCTAGAGGCAGCAAAAAAG GCAAAAGAGGCTGGTAGCACTCGATTTTGTATGGGTGCTGCATGGAGGGATACTATAGGAAGGAAAACCAATTTCAACCAGATCCTTGACTATGTGAAACAAATAAG GGGCATGGGAATGGAGGTATGCTGCACCTTAGGAATGCTGGAGAAGCAGCAAGCTTTGGAGCTCAAGAAGGCTGGTCTTACAGCATATAATCATAATCTTGATACTTCCAGGGAGTATTACCCTAACATTATAACTACAAGAACTTATGATGACCGGCTAGAAACTCTTGAGAATGTTCGTGAAGCAGGAATAAGTGTCTGTTCAG GGGGAATAATAGGTCTTGGAGAGGCTGATGATGACCGGATTGGTTTATTACATACATTGGCCACTCTTCCCACACACCCCGAGAGTGTACCCATCAATGCACTAGTTGCAGTCAAAGGAACACCTCTCGAAGATCAGAAG CCTGTGGAAATATGGGATATGATTAGGATGATTGCAACTGCCCGCATTGTAATGCCAGAAGCAATGGTAAGGCTTTCGGCTGGCAGAGTTCGGTTCTCTATGCCTGAACAAACGCTATGTTTTCTTGCTGGTGCTAATTCAATCTTCACCGGAGAGAAATTGTTGACGACTCCCAACAACGATTATGATGCTGACCAACTTATGTTTAAGATGCTTGGGCTAATTCCAAAACCTCCCAAGTTTTTGGAGGATGCAGCAGAAGGGGAAAACACAGAAGAAGCACTTTCTAGTTCAGGTTGA
- the LOC116032002 gene encoding porphobilinogen deaminase, chloroplastic, protein MEKMAITLNPVVAFPANTKPSVSVFRSLPCGFKSSTPNQPLRSTKSLVVRASVAVEQQVQKTKVAIVRIGTRGSPLALAQAYETRDKLMASHPELAEEGAIEIIIIKTTGDKILSQPLADIGGKGLFTKEIDEALINAEIDIAVHSMKDVPTYLPDKTILPCNLPREDVRDAFISLSAASLADLPAGSTVGTASLRRKSQILHRYPSLQVLENFRGNVQTRLRKLNEGVVQATLLALAGLKRLDMTENVTSILSIEDMLPAVAQGAIGIACRSDDEKMANYIASLNHEETRLAVVCERAFLKTLDGSCRTPIAGYARRGEDGDCIFKGLVASPDGTRVIETSRKGPYTFNDMVLMGEDAGKELLLQAGPGFFGN, encoded by the exons atggagaaaatggcaatTACGCTAAATCCGGTTGTTGCATTCCCGGCAAATACAAAGCCCTCCGTGTCTGTTTTCCGTTCGTTGCCGTGCGGCTTCAAATCTTCAACCCCAAATCAGCCCCTTAGAAGCACCAAAAGCTTGGTCGTCAGGGCTTCGGTTGCAGTAGAACAGCAGGTCCAGAAGACAAAGGTTGCTATTGTCAGAATCGGAACTAGGGGAAG TCCACTGGCCCTTGCTCAAGCCTATGAGACACGGGATAAACTAATGGCTTCGCATCCTGAGCTGGCCGAGGAGGGTGCcattgaaattataattataaaaaccaCGGGTGATAAAATATTGAGTCAGCCACTTGCGGATATTGGTGGAAAAGGCCTGTTTACAAAAGAAATAGACGAGGCCCTTATTAATGCAGAAATTGATATCGCTGTTCACTCAATGAAAGACGTCCCGACGTATCTTCCTGACAAAACAATTTTACCCTGCAACCTTCCTCGTGAGGATGTTCGGGATGCATTTATTTCTCTGAGTGCAGCTTCGCTGGCAGATCTTCCAGCAGGAAGCACTGTTGGAACTGCTTCTTTAAGGAGGAAGTCACAGATACTTCACCGCTATCCCTCACTCCAG GTGCTTGAGAACTTCAGAGGCAATGTTCAGACAAGGCTGAGAAAACTGAACGAGGGGGTAGTTCAGGCAACATTATTGGCGTTAGCAGGGCTGAAACGCCTCGATATGACCGAGAATGTTACTTCCATTCTTTCTATAGAGGACATGCTCCCAGCTGTTGCTCAGGGAGCAATAGGAATTGCATGTAGAAGTGACGATGAAAAAATG GCCAATTACATTGCCTCATTGAATCACGAGGAAACCAGACTAGCAGTTGTTTGTGAGAGGGCATTTCTGAAGACCTTAGATGGCTCTTGTCGAACTCCAATTGCTGGGTACGCCCGTCGTGGGGAGGATGGAGACTGCATTTTCAAGGGTTTGGTGGCCTCCCCGGATGGAACCCGAG ttatTGAAACCTCAAGAAAAGGCCCGTACACCTTCAACGACATGGTTCTGATGGGCGAGGATGCTGGCAAGGAGCTCCTCTTGCAAGCTGGCCCTGGCTTTTTTGGTAACTAA
- the LOC116024792 gene encoding probable E3 ubiquitin-protein ligase ARI7 gives MESDDDMHDANDLESVDEDFYSDGEGYGYGDGVGDSDADLADYDFMGNESDDSDELTISRSQKNYTVLKEEDIRQRQEDDINRISAVLSIPREAACILLRRYNWSVNKVHEEWFADEERVRKTVGLLDKSFLQPSNVKEVVCGICFDNYPSHVMVSAACGHPFCTTCWRAYISTSINDGPGCLVLRCPDPSCGAAIGQDMIDKLASDEDKKKYYRYLLRSYIEDNRKTKWCPAPGCDGAIEYVLGSGSYDVTCSCAYSFCWNCTEEAHRPVDCETVAKWILKNSAESENMNWILANSKPCPKCKRPIEKNQGCMHMTCTPPCKFEFCWLCLGAWSDHGERTGGFYACNRYEAAKQEGLYDEAERRREMAKNSLERYTHYYERWATNQSSRQKAQSDLLQMQAVHLEKLSETQCQPESQLKFIIEAWQQIVECRRVLKWTYAYGFYLPETEQAKRQFFEYLQGEAEAGLERLHQCAEKELQSYLSAEGPSKDFNDFRTKLAGLTSVTRNYFENLVRALENGLSDVDSQGASSKTTSSKNVAGSSKGKGGGRGKGSSRVGGSSKTTDDSGGWACDQCTYINSKSALACQMCHHRR, from the exons ATGGAGTCCGATGACGATATGCACGACGCCAACGACCTCGAGTCCGTAGACGAGGACTTCTATAGCGATGGCGAAGGCTACGGATACGGGGATGGCGTCGGCGACAGCGATGCCGATTTAGCTGACTACGACTTTATGGGCAACGAGTCTGATGACTCTGATGAGCTCACTATCAGTCGTTCACAG AAAAATTACACTGTATTGAAAGAAGAAGACATACGCCAAAGACAAGAGGATGATATAAATAGAATTTCTGCTGTCCTTTCCATACCAAGGGAAGCAGCATGCATACTTTTACGCCGCTATAATTG GAGTGTGAACAAGGTGCACGAGGAATGGTTTGCTGATGAGGAAAGGGTCAGGAAAACTGTTGGCTTGTTGGATAAGTCTTTTCTTCAACCATCCAATGTTAAGGAA GTGGTGTGTGGCATATGCTTTGATAACTATCCTTCTCATGTGATGGTTTCTGCTGCATGCGGTCATCCCTTTTGTACTACTTGCTGGAGAG CTTATATTAGCACATCCATCAATGATGGCCCTGGGTGCTTAGTGCTAAGATGTCCTGACCCATCATGTGGTGCTGCTATTGGTCAAGATATGATTGATAAGTTGGCATCTGACGAAGATAAGAAGAAGTATTACCGTTACCTACTCAGGTCTTATATAGAAGATAACAGAAAG ACAAAGTGGTGTCCTGCCCCTGGTTGTGATGGAGCAATTGAATATGTTCTTGGAAGTGGGAGCTATGATGTCACATGCAGTTGTGCTTACAGTTTTTGTTGGAAC TGTACGGAGGAAGCCCACCGGCCCGTAGACTGCGAGACTGTTGCCAAATGGATTTTGAAAAATAGTGCTGAGTCTGAAAACATGAATTG GATTTTGGCCAATTCGAAACCCTGTCCAAAGTGCAAGCGACCAATTGAAAAAAACCAAGGCTGTATGCACATGACATGTACACCACCTTGTAAATTTGAGTTTTGCTG GCTATGTCTTGGTGCATGGTCAGATCATGGAGAAAGGACAGGTGGATTTTATGCATGCAACCGTTATGAAGCAGCAAAGCAGGAGGGACTG TATGATGAAGCTGAGAGGAGGAGAGAGATGGCCAAAAATTCTTTGGAAAGATACACTCATTATTATGAGCGATGGGCTACAAACCAATCG TCAAGGCAAAAAGCGCAGTCAGATTTACTTCAAATGCAAGCTGTACAT CTTGAGAAGCTTAGTGAAACACAATGCCAACCTGAGTCAcaattgaaatttattattGAAGCCTGGCAACAG ATAGTTGAATGCAGGAGAGTGCTAAAGTGGACATATGCATATGGATTCTATCTTCCTGAGACTGAGCAAGCAAAAAGGCAGTTCTTCGAGTACTTGCAAG GTGAGGCTGAGGCTGGTCTAGAGAGGCTTCATCAGTGTGCTGAAAAGGAACTCCAGAGTTATCTTAGTGCAGAAGGTCCTTCCAAGGATTTTAATGATTTCCGTACAAAGCTTGCTGGTCTGACAAG TGTGACTCGCAATTACTTTGAGAACTTGGTAAGGGCATTGGAAAATGGTCTATCAGATGTGGACTCACAAGGAGCAAGTAGTAAGACAACGAGCTCAAAAAATGTAGCTGGGAGCAGCAAGGGGAAAGGAGGAGGTCGAGGAAAAGGTTCCTCGCGGGTAGGAGGTTCAAGCAAAACTACAGATGATTCAGGTGGTTGGGCCTGTGATCAGTGCACCTATATAAACTCCAAGTCTGCACTTGCCTGTCAAATGTGCCACCATCGACGATGA